A window of Vigna unguiculata cultivar IT97K-499-35 chromosome 4, ASM411807v1, whole genome shotgun sequence contains these coding sequences:
- the LOC114180932 gene encoding basic blue protein-like encodes MGEGRNIVAVMVVLGMLLILSDMVHARTFLVGKKDGSCSEDICWTFNVTDWPKGKTITSGDVLVFNYKPSEHNVVFVDKKGYETCTVPKDLRYSRVYRTGHDQIQLPTLGPIHFISSVKDDCKRGLKIQIRKTGVEDEIPN; translated from the exons ATGGGTGAGGGAAGAAACATTGTTGCAGTGATGGTAGTTTTAGGTATGTTGCTGATTTTGTCTGATATGGTTCATGCAAGAACCTTTCTGGTTGGGAAAAAAGATGGTTCATGTTCAGAAGATATATGTTGGACCTTTAATGTTACTGATTGGCCTAAGGGCAAGACCATTACTTCTGGTGATGTGCTTG TTTTCAATTACAAACCTTCTGAGCACAACGTGGTGTTTGTGGATAAGAAAGGATACGAAACATGCACAGTTCCGAAAGATCTAAGATACTCGAGAGTTTACAGAACAGGAcatgatcaaattcaacttcctACTTTGGGACCAATTCATTTCATTTCCAGTGTCAAAGATGACTGTAAAAGAGGACTCAAAATTCAAATCCGAAAAACAGGAGTGGAAGATGAAATCCCAAATTAA